The sequence below is a genomic window from Candidatus Zixiibacteriota bacterium.
AATTAAGCGGGATGCTCGAAAAGATTGACCGGGGATTTTTCCGGGAAAAATAATGGGCGGGAGTTCTTGACACCCGCCCTTAAGGACAATTTATAGATTATACAAACCTGTAATCTATCTTACATTCTTCGGCCGCCACCTCCACCGCGACGGTCCCTTCCGCCACCACCGCCGGTCCGCTCAGTCTGCGGGCGGGCTTCGTTGACGCGGATATTACGTCCGCCGAGCGACTTGCCGTCAAGGCCGCTTATTGCCGCCTGGGCTTCATCCTGAGTGGGCATTTCCACAAAGGCAAATCCGCGCGACTTGCCGCTGAATTTGTCTTTGAGAATGGTAACATTTGCTACCTGTCCAAACTTCTCAAATGCCTGGCGAAGTTCATCTTCGCCGGTCTCAAACGACAGGTTGCCGACATAGATGTTCATTACGAACTCTCCTGAAAAAGATTAACGACCGACAGATTGATAAACAAAGAATCCCGCTTGTTACTGAGAAACATCCCGATTATTAGATTAATTCCTAAATCTGAAGATCTCTGAATAAAGCAAACAAACCTTTGAAAACCAATCCAAACCAACAGACCCAATTTAAGCCCCCACACCCGTTTTGTCCAGCAGAAAATCATACCGCGGGCAATTTTTTTGTCCCACTGTCCGATAAGGATTGCCGGAATTAACTGGAAAAATTTGCCGCCGCTGCCCACCGGTAATTAAACTGCTTGACAGAAAATATAAGGCAGGGTATTTATATATACAAGCATACAGGTCATCTGATCCGGTTCCGTCGCGGAACCCCGGGAGCACCATCTGGGAACGGCGTCCTGATGAAAGCATCGCGGTATAATCAATTCATATCTCTGCCCAACGGCGGACAGCTACTCTTCAATTCCGCCTCGGCGGCGCTGGCGGAAATTTATCCGGAGGAATTTCCCCTGATAGAGGAACTTCTTTCCGGCAAACGGGACGCGGCAACCGATAAAGAAAAAGCGATTCTTCAGGCTCTTCAGGAAGGGAAATACCTGATTGGTGAGACCGAGGACGAGATAACCGAGCAGCGCAACTGGAATCGAAAACGTCGCAGCGAGCCGGACACTTTTGTTTTGACCGTTGCCCCGACCCTGGCCTGCAATTTCAGATGCGAATACTGCTTCGAATCGCAGCGGCCGGAGATTATGAAAGAAGCCGCAGCCGATGCGGTCCTGAAATTCAGCGAAAAATATATTCCAAATTCAAAAGCGATTCTTCTCACCTGGTTCGGCGGCGAGCCGACTTTGGCCATTCCTGTAATAGAGAAACTTCAGATGGGATTCCAGTCGCTGGCGGCAAAGCATAATGTCACTCTGCATCCGGCGGCAATTATCACCAACGGTTATTTGCTCGACCGGGCAATGGCGCGACGCCTGGCGGCGGTCGGTGTCACCGGCGCCCAGATTACGCTCGATGGTCCTGCCGAGATTCATGACCGGAGAAGAAAACTGCACAATGGCAACGGGACCTTTGAACGGATTATTCAGAATCTGAAAGAGATAAAAGATATCTTGAAGATTCTGGTCCGGGTGAATATTGATAAGGATAATTTTGATGCCGCCTTCAGTCTTGTCGAGATTCTCAGGCGAGAGGAAATTCTCGACAGCGTATTTCTGTATTTTTCGCATGTCAATAATTCCACCGCCGTCTGCGCCGATATGAATGACCGCTGCCTCAGCACCGAGGAGTTTGCGCATCGTCAGGTGGAACTTTATTCCCGTCTGGTTGAGCGCGGTTTCTATCAGATAGAATATCCCTCACTGGCGCCGGGCGGGCATTGCGGAGCCGATACCGAGGCATCCTTTGTGGTCGTCCCCAACGGAGACCTCTTCAAATGCTGGGAGGAAGTCGGGATGGACAGCCGGTATGCGGTCGGAAATGTTTTTCGCGAGGAAATCTATCCCCACGAAAGGGCCAATCTGAAGCGATATCTCGATTGGGACCCGTTTGAAAGTGGCGAATGCGCCGCCTGCCATGTTCTGCCGCTCTGCATGGGGGGATGCCCCCATCACAGGAAGCCGTCGGGCAACGGCAACATTTTGACCGCCTGCAGCTCGTGGAAATATAATCTGGATGATATGATGCGACTGCGCTACCAATGCGACCTTATGAAAGGAGGTGAGTAGATTGAGAATTATCGAAACCGCCAGACAGGCGCAGAGTAAACCCTGCCCCTGTTACAAGATGCTGTTCTTGATTCTGCCGCCCTGGTGAGATAGCGGCGACTGACTTTTTCCCGCTCTCCGCGGCAACGGTGAGCGGGAATGTAAAACCCGGGCGGTGCGCCATTCTTATCTACGATGGCGCTCCGCCTTTTGTTGAGCGGAGTAATTTATTTATCGGTCAAAACGGAAAGAAAAACCGGAGATGGTCGGCTGGGAGATTACCCGTCAATGCAATCTCTCCTGCCCGCACTGCTATTCGGCCGCCGAGAGGCGCGCCCGTCAGGAAATGTCCCCGCCGGACTGCTTCCGGATAATCGATACCCTCGCCGAATGGGAGGTTAAGGCTATCGGATGGACTGGCGGCGAGCCGCTGATGCGGACCGAACTGGAAGAGGTCATTGCATATGCCTCGGAGCGCGGAATAAAGTCGGGCATTACCACCAACGGCATTCTGCTGGATGAAAAGCGGGCAACTTCGCTAAAAGAAGCGGGAGCGACGTTCATTCAGATTAGCCTTGACGGCTCCAGCGCGGAGAAGAATCAGAAGATGCGGAAAGCGACCGTTGAAGATTATGATGCCATCCTGGGCGCTATCCGCGCCTGCCAGAAACTGGAGATGCGGCTTGATTTGGCGATGCTTATCGGGCAGGAGAATCTTGATGATGCCGCGGCGTTCATTAAACTGGCGCAGCGGGAAGGGGTCAAACGAGTCCGCTTCTGCGGCTTTGTCCCCTGGGGACGAGGCAAGCATGCCCGGGTTATGGAGCGCCTCTCTTTCAACCGGCGGCTTCCCGATTTAAAAGTATTCATCGAAAAGGCGAGTCAACTGGAAAACCCGGTCGTCATGTTTGACCCGGCTTTTGGTCCCTTGCCGCCCGAGTATTTATATCATGAATGCGTCGCCGGTGTAAAACTGCTTTATATTTCAGCGTTCGGGGATGTCTATCCCTGCACTTCTCTTCTGGCAAAGGAGTTCGCGGTCGGGAATATTCACGAAAGAGAGTTGGCAGAGATTTGGGATGACCCCCGGATGACCCAGGTATCGGATTTCCCGCGGGAATCGATTCATGGTCCCTGCCGGGAATGCCCGCATTTCAGCGACTGCCGCGGCGCCTGCCGGGGAATCAGTTTCGCCCATACCGGCGATATCAACGCCTCTTTTCCGGTCTGCCTCTACTGGGCATAGGGGTTCGACAATTATTTCCTGACAGAGAATCAATTCCGTAGCGGTCGACCCATATGCGACCTTTTCAGGAGGACAAACGTAAAATCCCCCCTCGGTGCCCCACTCCTTGGGGTGGGTTTTTACGGACAGGATTCGATTTATGGATTATCCCACCGCGAGTCGCCACGGTCGAAGACTCGCCGGGGAGAGCGACCAGGACGGTGGGGCACCATCTTCAATTTCAGTTGCCGAACGCCGTTGAGAAAGCAATATTTTATCAGTATTGATATCAAACAGATTCTTGGAGGAGATATGAAAACCAGGATAATTCCCTTAACCGCCCTCATTCTGATATTGCCGTCAATTCTCTTTTCGCAGGCAATCCCGCTCTATTATGACCGGTACTCTTTTCTTCCGGCGCCGCCGGCAGCATATCAGGAGGGGCTTCTCGGTTTCGATAACCCCGCCGCTGTCGCTTATTTGAAAACCGGAGAAACTAAATTTTTCTGGTCAACGGAAGGGAATGATGCCTCCTCTTTCAACAACTGGGGCATATACAGCGCCATTCCATACCTCGGTTTTTCCAGCCAGACTACCAGATTTGGCTCGCTGAAGGTGCGCGATTATCGTATCTCCCTCGCCGCTGGAAAGGACTGTTTCGCGTTCGGTGTCGGTTACGGCTGGTCCACCGGCGACGGCAACAATGGTCCTCTGGGCAGAGAGAAACTCCTTTCCCTCGGTTCCATCATTCGACCCAATAAGTATG
It includes:
- a CDS encoding RNA-binding protein, coding for MNIYVGNLSFETGEDELRQAFEKFGQVANVTILKDKFSGKSRGFAFVEMPTQDEAQAAISGLDGKSLGGRNIRVNEARPQTERTGGGGGRDRRGGGGGRRM
- a CDS encoding radical SAM protein, with the protein product MKASRYNQFISLPNGGQLLFNSASAALAEIYPEEFPLIEELLSGKRDAATDKEKAILQALQEGKYLIGETEDEITEQRNWNRKRRSEPDTFVLTVAPTLACNFRCEYCFESQRPEIMKEAAADAVLKFSEKYIPNSKAILLTWFGGEPTLAIPVIEKLQMGFQSLAAKHNVTLHPAAIITNGYLLDRAMARRLAAVGVTGAQITLDGPAEIHDRRRKLHNGNGTFERIIQNLKEIKDILKILVRVNIDKDNFDAAFSLVEILRREEILDSVFLYFSHVNNSTAVCADMNDRCLSTEEFAHRQVELYSRLVERGFYQIEYPSLAPGGHCGADTEASFVVVPNGDLFKCWEEVGMDSRYAVGNVFREEIYPHERANLKRYLDWDPFESGECAACHVLPLCMGGCPHHRKPSGNGNILTACSSWKYNLDDMMRLRYQCDLMKGGE
- a CDS encoding radical SAM protein, encoding MVGWEITRQCNLSCPHCYSAAERRARQEMSPPDCFRIIDTLAEWEVKAIGWTGGEPLMRTELEEVIAYASERGIKSGITTNGILLDEKRATSLKEAGATFIQISLDGSSAEKNQKMRKATVEDYDAILGAIRACQKLEMRLDLAMLIGQENLDDAAAFIKLAQREGVKRVRFCGFVPWGRGKHARVMERLSFNRRLPDLKVFIEKASQLENPVVMFDPAFGPLPPEYLYHECVAGVKLLYISAFGDVYPCTSLLAKEFAVGNIHERELAEIWDDPRMTQVSDFPRESIHGPCRECPHFSDCRGACRGISFAHTGDINASFPVCLYWA